The following proteins come from a genomic window of Malus domestica chromosome 02, GDT2T_hap1:
- the LOC108171473 gene encoding probable inactive ATP-dependent zinc metalloprotease FTSHI 4, chloroplastic, which produces MASPAAQINVLGSSRGSSIRTPDFTTPKTVFLGQRLGQTTPSNDFIFISRRFDGVRRVGPLRIVNEKVEVVDLGTTNNSAVAAFEKLKDAEKKRINDLEELENKANLQLERQLVMASYWSRALLTMRGKLRGTEWDPENSHRIDFSDFWRLLNSNKVQYMEYSNYGQTISVILPYYKDDKMEEAKGNSKEVIFRRHVVDRMPIDSWNDVWQKLHQQIVNVEVLNVDTVPAEVYSTVATAVIWSMRLALSIVLYLWIDNLTRPIYAKLIPSDLGSPSKKTRQPLKRRALGSLGKSRAKFISAEESTGVTFDDFAGQEYIKRELQEIVRILKNDEEFQDKGIYCPKGVLLHGPPGTGKTLLAKAIAGEAGLPFFAANGTDFVEMFVGVAASRVKDLFASSRNFAPSIIFIDEIDAIGSKRGGPDIGGGGAEREQGLLQILTEMDGFKVSTSQVLVIGATNRLDILDPALLRKGRFDKIIRVGLPSKDGRLAILKVHARNKFFRSEEEKEVLLNEIAELTEDFTGAELQNILNEAGILTARKDLDYIGREELLEALKRQKGTFETGQEDSSEIPEELKLRLAYREAAVAVLACYFPDPNRPFAETDIKSIRSQPNMRYTEIPGKVFSRKSDFINSIVRACAPRVIEEEMFGVDNLCWISAKATLEASRLAEFLILQTGMTAYGKAYYRNQNDLVPNLAAKLEALRDEYMRYAEDKCLSVLREYHSTVETITDILLDQGEIKAEEIWDIYKRSPRVPQPEVNPVDEYGALIYAGRWGIHGITLPGRVTFSPGNAGFSTFGAPRPMETQRVNDETWKLIDSIWDKRVEEIKAEASAEVEEDKEKPQLLMANHFF; this is translated from the exons ATGGCTTCCCCCGCGGCTCAAATCAACGTCCTGGGCAGTTCGCGTGGTTCTTCAATCAGGACCCCGGATTTCACAACCCCCAAGACTGTGTTTTTAGGTCAGAGACTGGGCCAAACGACGCCGTCCAATGACTTTATCTTTATTAGCCGAAGATTCGACGGCGTTAGAAGAGTCGGGCCGCTTCGTATAGTCAACGAGAAAGTTGAAGTTGTCGATTTGGGGACGACGAACAACTCGGCCGTTGCGGCTTTTGag AAACTGAAGGATGCTGagaaaaaaaggataaatgacTTGGAAGAACTTGAGAACAAGGCAAATTTGCAGTTAGAGAGACAGCTTGTCATGGCTTCATACTGGAGCAGGGCCTTGTTGACCATGCGTGGAAAGTTAAGGGGAACAGAATGGGATCCTGAGAACTCACACAGGATTGATTTTAGTGACTTTTGGAGACTCCTTAACTCAAATAAAGTCCAGTATATGGAGTACTCAAACTATGGTCAAACAATATCAG TGATTCTACCTTACTACAAAGATGATAAAATGGAAGAAGCGAAAGGAAATTCGAAGGAGGTTATTTTTCGGCGTCATGTGGTTGACCGAATGCCAATAGATAGCTGGAATGATGTTTGGCAGAAGTTGCATCAGCAAATAGTGAATGTTGAGGTTCTGAATGTGGATACAGTACCTGCAGAAGTATATTCTACTGTGGCAACTGCAGTCATATGGTCTATGCGGCTTGCATTGTCCATTGTATTGTATCTCTGGATTGACAACTTGACGAGACCCATTTATGCAAAGTTAATACCATCTGATTTAGGAAGTCCTAGCAAAAAAACCAGGCAACCCCTCAAGCGCCGTGCGCTTGGATCATTAGGCAAGAGCCG GGCAAAATTTATATCAGCTGAAGAATCTACTGGTGTTACCTTTGATGATTTTGCTGGCCAGGAATATATAAAGCGGGAACTGCAGGAGATAGTGCGAATTTTAAAAAACGATGAAGAGTTCCAAGATAAAGGCATCTATTGCCCAAAAGGCGTACTCCTTCATGGACCTCCTGGAACTGGAAAAACTCTGCTGGCTAAAGCTATTGCTGGCGAAGCAGGACTGCCTTTCTTTGCAGCAAACGGCACTGATTTTGTAGAG ATGTTTGTAGGTGTTGCAGCATCACGTGTGAAGGATCTATTTGCTAGTTCCAGAAACTTCGCACCGTCCATTATATTTATTGATGAGATAGATGCCATTGGTAGCAAACGTGGTGGACCTGATATTGGTGGG GGTGGTGCAGAAAGGGAACAAGGTCTGCTTCAGATACTGACAGAGATGGATGGATTTAAAGTTTCTACTTCACAG GTGTTAGTCATAGGTGCAACAAATAGACTGGATATCCTTGATCCTGCTCTATTGAGAAAGGGCCGCTTTGACAAGATTATTAGAGTTGGTTTGCCGTCAAAGGATGGTAGACTAGCGATACTgaag GTGCACGCTAGAAATAAATTTTTCCGTTCTGAAGAGGAGAAGGAGGTTCTCCTTAATGAAATTGCTGAGCTTACTGAGGATTTTACCGGTGCAGAGTTGCAGAACATACT GAATGAAGCTGGAATTTTGACTGCAAGGAAGGACTTAGATTACATCGGACGGGAAGAGCTTCTAGAGGCTTTGAAACGG CAAAAGGGCACGTTTGAAACAGGTCAGGAAGATAGTTCTGAAATTCCAGAGGAACTGAAACTTAGATTGGCATATCGAGAAGCAGCTGTTGCTGTCCTTGCGTGCTACTTTCCTGATCCAAACCGGCCTTTCGCTGAG ACAGATATAAAATCCATTCGTAGCCAACCAAATATGCGCTACACTGAAATACCGGGGAAGGTCTTCTCAAGAAAATCAGATTTTATAAACTCTATAGTGCGTGCATGTGCTC CTAGAGTTATTGAGGAGGAGATGTTTGGGGTTGACAACTTGTGTTGGATCTCTGCAAAGGCCACATTGGAGGCTTCAAGGCTTGCAGAATTTCTGATTCTGCAGACAGGAATGACAGCATATGGGAAAGCATACTACCGAAATCAAAATGATCTTGTGCCAAAT CTTGCAGCCAAGCTTGAAGCACTTCGAGATGAATATATGCGTTATGCTGAGGACAAGTGTTTATCTGTACTAAGGGAGTACCATTCAACTGTAGAGACAATTACAG ATATTTTACTTGACCAGGGAGAGATTAAAGCTGAAGAAATTTGGGACATATATAAACGGTCTCCTCGAGTACCACAG CCTGAAGTGAACCCGGTTGATGAATATGGTGCCCTAATTTATGCGGGGAGGTGGGGAATTCATGGGATTACACTTCCTGGGAGAGTTACGTTTTCACCTGGGAATGCTGGATTTTCAACCTTTGGTGCACCCCGCCCTATGGAG ACCCAAAGGGTCAATGATGAAACTTGGAAACTAATAGATAGCATATGGGATAAAAGGGTTGAAGAAATTAAAGCTGAAGCTTCGGCCGAggttgaagaagacaaagagaAGCCACAACTTTTAATGGCCAACCATTTCTTCTAA
- the LOC103413381 gene encoding elongation factor 1-delta-like, with translation MAVTFFDVNAASGLKKLDDYLLARSYITGYQASKDDITVYAALSKAPSSEFVNVSRWYNHIAALLRISGVTGEGCGVTIEGSAPVTGEAIATPPVADTKASAAQDDDDDDVDLFGEETEEEKKAAEERAASIKASTKKKESGKSSVLLDVKPWDDETDMKKLEEAVRSVHLEGLHWGASKLVAVGYGIKKLQIMMTIVDDLVSVDTLIEEHLTVEPINEYVQSCDIVAFNKI, from the exons ATGGCAGTCACATTCTTTGACGTCAACGCAGCCTCCGGCCTGAAGAAACTCGATGACTACTTGCTTGCTCGCAGTTACATCACTGGATATCAGGCTTCCAAGGATGATATCACTGTGTATGCAGCTCTTTCAAAGGCCCCTTCTTCCGAATTTGTGAATGTGTCTAGGTGGTACAACCACATTGCTGCTCTTCTTAGGATTTC TGGTGTAACCGGAGAAGGATGTGGTGTCACTATTGAGGGATCTGCTCCTGTCACCGGGGAAGCAATTGCTACACCGCCTGTAGCTGATACAAAG GCCTCGGCTGCTCAGGATGACGATGATGACGATGTTGATCTCTTTGGGGAAGAGACCGAAGAGGAGAAGAAGGCTGCCGAAGAACGTGCAGCTTCTATCAAGGCATCAACAAAGAAGAAAGAGTCTGGCAAGTCGTCGGTTCTGTTGGATGTGAAGCCATGGGATGATGAAACTGACATGAAAAAGCTTGAGGAGGCTGTAAGAAGTGTCCACTTGGAAGGCTTGCATTGGGGAGCAT CCAAACTTGTAGCTGTTGGGTACGGGATTAAGAAGTTGCAAATAATGATGACAATAGTTGATGACCTGGTCTCTGTTGACACTCTCATTGAGGAACATCTTACTGTCGAACCAATTAATGAGTATGTTCAGAGTTGTGACATCGTAGCCTTCAACAAAATAT GA
- the LOC103414199 gene encoding ras-related protein RABA4c, which yields MSNLASNFNQKIDYVFKVVLIGDSAVGKSQLLARFARNEFSLESKATIGVEFQTKTLVIDHKTIKAQIWDTAGQERYRAVTSAYYRGSVGAMLVYDITKPQSFDHVTKWLEELRGHADNNIVVMLVGNKSDLGTLRAVPSEDAKEFAQRENLFFMEASALEATNVESAFVTVLTEIYRIVGKKSLIPNEEAESGSSSLLKGTKLVVPRQEPEPQASSCCWSS from the exons ATGTCGAATTTGGCGAGTAATTTCAATCAGAAGATCGACTACGTGTTCAAGGTGGTGCTGATTGGAGACTCGGCGGTGGGTAAGTCTCAGCTCTTGGCTCGCTTTGCTCGGAATGAGTTCAGCTTGGAGTCCAAGGCAACCATTGGGGTTGAGTTCCAGACTAAGACCCTCGTGATCGACCACAAAACCATCAAGGCCCAGATTTGGGACACTGCCGGCCAAGAAAG ATACAGGGCGGTGACAAGTGCGTACTATAGAGGTTCGGTGGGCGCAATGCTGGTCTATGACATAACCAAGCCTCAATCATTTGATCATGTAACCAAGTGGTTAGAGGAATTGAGGGGGCATGCCGACAACAATATTGTTGTGATGCTTGTAGGTAACAAGTCCGACCTGGGGACACTGCGAGCTGTACCTTCTGAGGATGCAAAAGAGTTTGCCCAAAGGGAGAACCTCTTCTTTATGGAGGCATCAGCACTTGAGGCTACTAATGTTGAATCTGCATTCGTTACAGTCCTAACAGAAATTTATCGAATTGTTGGCAAGAAGTCCCTCATTCCCAATGAGGAAGCAGAGTCTGGGAGTTCCTCACTTCTCAAGGGAACAAAACTTGTCGTTCCTCGACAAGAGCCCGAGCCTCAAGCGAGTAGCTGTTGCTGGTCTTCATAG
- the LOC103413361 gene encoding uncharacterized protein, whose protein sequence is MEMTVVDLSAYLESEEAGVKELCGEVSRSLRETGALLVKDPRCTAEDNDRFLDMMERYFDSPPEFKRLQERPQLHYQVGVTPEGVEVPRSLVDEEMQEKLKEMPKESQPSIPKGADRKWRYMWRVGPRPSKTRFQELNAEPVVPEQFPEWKDTMDSWGYKMISAIEAVAEMAAIGFGLPKDAFTSLMKQGPHLLAPTGSDLRRYGQEGTVFAGYHYDLNFLTIHGRSRFPGLNIWLKNGQKVEVKVPVGCLLIQTGKQIEWLTAGDCIAGMHEVIVTNRTIDAIKLATEQNRLLWRVSSTLFAHIASDAVLKPLGHFAESLLVSKYPPIYAGEFVEQELAVINLKGNKE, encoded by the exons ATGGAGATGACGGTGGTAGATCTGAGCGCGTATTTGGAATCGGAGGAGGCGGGAGTGAAGGAGTTGTGCGGCGAGGTTAGTCGGAGTCTGAGAGAAACGGGAGCTCTGTTGGTAAAGGATCCCAGATGTACGGCGGAGGACAACGATCGCTTCCTTGATATGATGGAGAGGTACTTCGACAGTCCGCCGGAGTTCAAGCGACTCCAGGAGAGGCCCCAATTGCATTACCAG GTTGGTGTGACACCGGAAGGCGTGGAAGTCCCCAGAAGCcttgttgatgaagaaatgcaggagaaattgaaagaaatgcCCAAAGAGTCCCAGCCATCCATCCCCAAGGGGGCAGATCGCAAATGGCGATACATGTGGAGAGTGGGTCCTCGACCCTCGAAAACCCGCTTTCAG GAGCTTAATGCAGAGCCTGTCGTACCCGAGCAGTTTCCTGAATGGAAAGATACCATGGATTCGTGGGGTTACAAGATGATTTCGGCAATAGAG GCTGTTGCTGAAATGGCTGCCATTGGATTTGGCTTGCCAAAGGATGCATTCACTTCTCTTATGAAGCAG GGACCGCACCTTCTAGCTCCAACAGGAAGTGACCTTCGGCGTTATGGCCAAGAGGGTACTGTGTTTGCCGGATATCATTATGACCTCAACTTTCTAACTATTCACGGCAGAAGTAGATTCCCAGGTCTGAATATTTGGCTTAAAAATGGGCAAAAAGTTGAGGTGAAGGTTCCTGTAGGATGTCTTCTCATTCAGACTGGGAAGCAG ATAGAATGGCTGACTGCAGGAGATTGCATAGCCGGAATGCATGAAGTTATTGTAACAAACAGGACGATTGATGCAATCAAACTAGCAACGGAGCAAAATCGCTTACTATGGCGAGTATCTTCAACA TTGTTTGCACATATAGCATCTGATGCTGTGTTGAAGCCCTTAGGTCACTTTGCAGAATCCCTGCTTGTGAGTAAATACCCGCCCATTTATGCAGGAGAGTTCGTTGAACAGGAGCTTGCAGTAATCAATCTCAAAGGAAACAAAGAATAA
- the LOC103413372 gene encoding UPF0235 protein At5g63440 isoform X1, with protein MPKRTTHTYSSEDAAPDGPDSDLFVYYCKHCGSHLLITDTQLQKMPKRKTDKAYVLDKSKHLARLNIAEAGKVLLKRGEGKLEKQFRMNCVGCGLFVLYRSEEDLEGASFIYVVDGALSTVAAETNPQDAPVPPCISNLEGGLVQVAIEVEDRAQRSAITRVNADDVRVTVAAPAARGEANNELLEFMAKVLGLRLSQMTLQRGWNNKSKLLVVEDLSARQVYEKLLEAVQP; from the exons ATGCCGAAGAGAACAACACACACGTACTCGAGCGAGGACGCAGCTCCGGATGGACCTGACTCTGATCTCTTCGTCTATTACTGCAAGCACTGTGGATCCCACCTCCTCATAACtg ATACCCAATTGCAGAAAATGCCGAAGAGGAAGACGGACAAGGCTTATGTGTTGGACAAGAGCAAGCATCTTGCAAGGCTCAATATTGCTGAGGCTGGAAAGGTTTTGTTGAAAAG AGGGGAAGGGAAATTGGAGAAGCAATTTCGAATGAACTGTGTGGGTTGTGGACTCTTTGTTCTCTATCGCTCGGAAGAAGACTTGGAAGGTGCTTCTTTCATTTATGTTGTTGATGGTGCTCTAAGCACAGTTGCTGCTGAAACCAACCCACAG GATGCTCCTGTGCCACCTTGTATATCAAACCTAGAAGGGGGACTCGTTCAAGTGGCTATAGAAGTGGAAGATCGTGCACAACGCTCAGCGATCACAA GAGTGAATGCTGACGATGTAAGAGTCACTGTAGCTGCACCTGCTGCTCGGGGAGAAGCAAACAACGAGCTCTTGGAATTCATGGCCAAA GTGTTGGGTCTGAGACTAAGCCAGATGACTCTTCAGAGAGGGTGGAATAACAAATCAAAACTCCTTGTG GTAGAGGATTTGTCTGCTAGGCAAGTATATGAGAAACTTCTGGAGGCTGTGCAACCTTGA
- the LOC103414187 gene encoding transcription factor bHLH130-like, whose amino-acid sequence MSGLLYKYNPNFKASEGEPRKNHAAEFMDSNIFHQQHPQQQQSSGLTRYQSAPNSFLMEQMDNNGGGTQDLRYLQPSSPEVETVLARFISSCNEPDERDNGVQQHQFEIQERPVNVKGDAGDSVSEHINGYSNSTHMMYQAPQGQQAHGLDSSSFAGVNYTGMENSMMQLKIGVGNRSNHVRQSSSPAGVFPNSTVDDGFNVMKDSAGYRAGNGTNGEASLSTSRFGNQLSFSSRQSSYSGRMPRIAEDENGNLGEGSQSQPDHSLGNANGSNSPYQSSFPDDSLDDSSFNDLKRARDNDGNKFSTSTAFESQNNDFRHRNLGLTQHLRFPNHYEMPAMEKYLQFEDSIPRKIRAKRGFATHPRSIAERMRRTRISERMKKLQELFPNMDKQTNTAEMLDLAVGFIKDLQKQVKTLKDTKAKCSCSSEQ is encoded by the exons ATGAGCGGTCTTCTATACAAATACAATCCTAATTTTAAGGCCTCGGAGGGAGAGCCGAGGAAGAACCACGCGGCGGAGTTCATGGATTCGAATATTTTCCACCAGCAGCATCCTCAGCAGCAGCAGAGCTCCGGCTTAACGCGGTATCAGTCAGCTCCAAACTCATTTCTGATGGAGCAGATGGACAACAATGGCGGCGGAACCCAGGATTTGCGGTATCTTCAACCTTCGAGCCCTGAAGTCGAAACGGTGCTGGCCAGGTTCATTTCTTCATGTAATGAACCAGATGAACGTGACAATGGTGTGCAGCAGCATCAGTTTGAAATCCAAGAGAGGCCGGTAAATGTGAAGGGAGACGCAGGGGACTCTGTTTCTGAGCACATTAATGGTTACTCGAATTCTACTCATATGATGTACCAAGCTCCTCAAGGTCAGCAAGCTCATGGTTTAGACAGCAGCTCCTTTGCTGGAGTCAACTATACGGGAATGGAGAATTCAATGATGCAATTGAAAATTGGGGTCGGAAATCGGTCTAATCATGTTAGACAAAGTAGCTCTCCGGCTGGTGTCTTCCCAAACTCGACCGTTGACGATG GCTTTAACGTGATGAAGGACTCGGCAGGATATCGCGCAGGCAATGGTACAAATGGAGAAGCCAGTCTATCAACTTCTAGGTTTGGTAATCAACTGAGCTTCTCATCAAGGCAATCTTCATACTCAGGTCGAATGCCTCGGATTGCTGAAGATGAGAATGGGAACTTAGGAGAAGGTAGCCAATCGCAACCAGATCATAGTTTAGGAAATGCTAATGGTAGCAATTCACCTTACCAGTCTAGCTTCCCAGATGATTCGTTGGACGATTCTTCATTTAATGACCTCAAAAGAGCCAGAGACAATGATGGGAACAAGTTTTCTACTTCGACTGCATTTGAATCACAG AACAATGATTTTCGACACCGCAATCTTGGCTTGACGCAACACTTGAGGTTTCCCAACCATTATGAGATGCCTGCTATGGAGAAGTATTTGCAATTTGAAGATTCTATTCCTCGTAAAATTCGTGCCAAAAGAGGTTTCGCCACTCACCCGCGAAGCATTGCAGAGAGG ATGAGAAGGACGCGGATTAGTGAAAGAATGAAGAAATTACAGGAGCTTTTCCCAAACATGGACAAG CAAACAAACACGGCAGAAATGTTGGACTTGGCGGTCGGGTTCATAAAAGACCTTCAGAAACAGGTTAAG ACACTCAAGGATACGAAGGCGAAGTGCAGTTGTTCGAGCGAACAATAA
- the LOC139192117 gene encoding uncharacterized protein produces the protein MAEEKIGAIIPMQPVATQSESANVNAIPFGFRLSDSNFKVWSKMMEVHASSLGKQGYLMGKIPAVDEDDPGYVKWSTEDAIVRGWLLKTMEPHLLGLFIDLPTAKDIWESVTQMFYDGSNESQYYELWGKAPRTRQDGRSINLYFTELKDVWQDLNKRCPLCMVCGADLKTRKEEVANDRA, from the coding sequence ATGGCAGAAGAAAAAATTGGTGCTATAATCCCCATGCAACCCGTGGCGACTCAAAGTGAATCTGCCAATGTCAATGCCATTCCATTCGGGTTTCGGTTGAGCGACTCGAACTTCAAGGTTTGGTCCAAGATGATGGAGGTTCACGCTTCAAGCCTCGGGAAGCAAGGCTACCTAATGGGTAAAATCCCGGCTGTTGATGAAGATGATCCGGGATATGTAAAGTGGTCCACTGAAGATGCCATCGTGCGCGGGTGGTTGCTCAAAACCATGGAACCACACCTACTTGGCCTCTTTATAGATTTACCCACGGCCAAAGATATCTGGGAGAGTGTCACCCAGATGTTTTATGATGGTTCCAATGAGTCACAATACTATGAACTCTGGGGCAAGGCTCCAAGAACGAGACAAGACGGTcgttcaatcaatttatatttcaCCGAACTAAAGGACGTTTGGCAAGACTTGAACAAGAGATGTCCACTCTGTATGGTGTGTGGAGCAGACCTGAAAACTCGGAAAGAAGAAGTTGCAAATGATAGGGCATAA
- the LOC103413372 gene encoding UPF0235 protein At5g63440 isoform X2 — MPKRKTDKAYVLDKSKHLARLNIAEAGKVLLKRGEGKLEKQFRMNCVGCGLFVLYRSEEDLEGASFIYVVDGALSTVAAETNPQDAPVPPCISNLEGGLVQVAIEVEDRAQRSAITRVNADDVRVTVAAPAARGEANNELLEFMAKVLGLRLSQMTLQRGWNNKSKLLVVEDLSARQVYEKLLEAVQP; from the exons ATGCCGAAGAGGAAGACGGACAAGGCTTATGTGTTGGACAAGAGCAAGCATCTTGCAAGGCTCAATATTGCTGAGGCTGGAAAGGTTTTGTTGAAAAG AGGGGAAGGGAAATTGGAGAAGCAATTTCGAATGAACTGTGTGGGTTGTGGACTCTTTGTTCTCTATCGCTCGGAAGAAGACTTGGAAGGTGCTTCTTTCATTTATGTTGTTGATGGTGCTCTAAGCACAGTTGCTGCTGAAACCAACCCACAG GATGCTCCTGTGCCACCTTGTATATCAAACCTAGAAGGGGGACTCGTTCAAGTGGCTATAGAAGTGGAAGATCGTGCACAACGCTCAGCGATCACAA GAGTGAATGCTGACGATGTAAGAGTCACTGTAGCTGCACCTGCTGCTCGGGGAGAAGCAAACAACGAGCTCTTGGAATTCATGGCCAAA GTGTTGGGTCTGAGACTAAGCCAGATGACTCTTCAGAGAGGGTGGAATAACAAATCAAAACTCCTTGTG GTAGAGGATTTGTCTGCTAGGCAAGTATATGAGAAACTTCTGGAGGCTGTGCAACCTTGA